A genomic stretch from Setaria viridis chromosome 1, Setaria_viridis_v4.0, whole genome shotgun sequence includes:
- the LOC140221675 gene encoding uncharacterized protein has product SGSFNLMACLKEIPILKGNNYTEWRKKIEFSFVCGEVDWVLTTPQPQAPEKPVRAEGDDDAAWQQKERDYAPLELAYTLENKQWTTANKKCMVLVKNTIEPAILGSITECDSVTEYLEKIRNQFTGSSKIYATQLFKQLATERYNGGGIGIRDHILRMYNLAAQLKPMDLELKSGHIIHLVFASLPKEFDTFVVNYNMQPEQWDMEKMIAMCVQEEDRIRSSYGDSLHYVKDNRKKNANSSFKARGKAPMQQNHQKPLTVDKDQCLHCKKKGHYKKECPDWLKSIMEKRVRWTPQPYGAGTAGLATRRSDVRVETLRDSVAATPPPLSKLIPPQVIHNHMAIGSTLLCPSPPPYLKSWLRP; this is encoded by the exons tcaggatcattcaacttaatggcttgtctcaaagagatacccattctgaAAGGAAACAACTATACAGAGTGGAGGAAAAAGATTGAattctccttcgtttgtggagaagttgactgggtgctgactacaccgcagccacaagctccagagaagccagtgagggctgaaggtgatgatgatgctgcatggcagcaaaaggaaagggactatgctccactggagttggcatacacccttgaaaacaaacagtggaccactgccaacaagaaatgtatggttttggtaaagaatacgattgagcctgctATTTTGGGCTCGATCACAGAGTGCGACTCCGTCACAGAGTACCTcgagaagataaggaatcagttcactggttcctcaaagatatatgctacccagctgttcaagcagctggccacagagaggtacaatggaggagggattggcataagagatcacatcttgaggatgtataacttggcagcacagttgaagccaatggatcttgagctcaagtctgggcacattattcatttggtttttgcttctctgccaaaagagtttgacacctttgttgtcaattataacatgcagccagaacagtgggacatggaaaaaatgatagccatgtgcgtgcaggaagaggacagaATTAGATCCTCATATGGTGATTCATTAcactatgtgaaggacaacaggaaaaagaatgctaattcctctttcaaggcacgaggaaaagctcccatgcagcagaatcaccaaaagcctctcacagtagacaaagatcaatgtctccactgcaagaaaaaggggcactACAAGAAAGAATGtcccgactggttaaagtcaataatggAAAAAAGAG TTCGCTGGACACCGCAGCCGTACGGCGCTGGTACTGCTGGACTGGCCACTAGGAGATCGGACGTGAGAGTTGAGACGCTGCGCGATTCCGTCgcagccacgccgccaccgctgtCCAAATTGATACCGCCGCAGGTAATCCATAATCACATGGCTATTGGTTCTACTTTGCTTTGTCCATCGCCCCCTCCTTACCTCAAatcctggctccgcccctga